A portion of the Punica granatum isolate Tunisia-2019 chromosome 7, ASM765513v2, whole genome shotgun sequence genome contains these proteins:
- the LOC116213652 gene encoding inactive protein kinase SELMODRAFT_444075-like: MLHAADVEARLSRRPAAKADKVVVAVRAEKVVSKTALAWALTHVVHPGDGITLLAVFSSKRTGRRLWRFSRLSGDSGDGDRQEMVDRISDSYSQMVLQFHDQAQVRVRIKVVSDKPGGAVAAEASTIGANWVVLDKNLKQEVQHCMDELRCNIVMMKGSQAKVLRLNLTCASEIQTPFYSADSSPGRDNEMLPNYRMKHCTPVSSPEATSPSHMRTTQEGSSSSFDTATYFVVYERNPLFERRNKGGYLPVYLQNDSSYASTPDSNREKVITLPKPLRSSLVPNQKNVYWIPQNHIIGEVPITPRNKQKTHQPKIPISRKLLDKFPQYDHDMRTPRAAHDQTHRPIVNSSIRDVFSLGRNSLLPPPLCSLCQHKAPAFGKPPTQFSFEELHEATDGFSDENFLAEGGFGVVHRGVLRDGQVVAVKQLKLSRAEGDADFCREVRLLSCAQHRNIVLLIGFCIEGSHQVLVYEYICNCSLDFHLHGSERHPLDWEFRLKIAIGTARGLRYLHEDCRVGCIVHRDLRPHNILLTHDFEPMVADFGLARWCSEVEIGPEEQVIGTSGYLAPEYVEGGKISQKVDVYAFGVVLLELLTGRRSTQLKLYERQIFSPGWFHHSAAFESKGGKADYYSILDPHLTVNQSYNFEHQVEAMVHAASLCLLWDPESRPPMSKVLRVLEGGESIIPLALDLNTAGSRSGHLNGLSTRAHPEARKSHSRKLSH; the protein is encoded by the exons ATGCTGCACGCAGCCGACGTCGAAGCTCGCCTGAGCCGGCGCCCCGCAGCCAAGGCGGACAAGGTGGTCGTCGCCGTGCGGGCGGAGAAGGTTGTGTCCAAGACAGCTCTGGCGTGGGCGCTCACTCACGTCGTTCATCCCGGCGACGGCATTACTCTCCTCGCCGTCTTCTCCAGCAAACGCACAG GTCGCAGGCTGTGGAGGTTCTCGAGGCTGTCGGGAGACTCCGGCGACGGTGACCGGCAGGAGATGGTGGATCGGATCTCCGACTCCTACTCTCAGATGGTGCTCCAATTTCACGATCAAGCCCAG GTTCGAGTGAGAATAAAGGTGGTGTCTGATAAACCTGGAGGTGCTGTGGCAGCTGAAGCAAGCACCATTGGGGCCAACTGGGTCGTACTGGACAA AAACTTGAAGCAAGAAGTGCAGCACTGCATGGATGAACTTCGCTGCAACATTGTGATGATGAAAGGTTCTCAGGCTAAAGTACTTAGACTAAATCTCACATGTGCAAGTGAGATCCAAACCCCATTTTACTCCGCTGATTCTTCTCCGGGTAGGGACAATGAGATGCTGCCAAATTACAGGATGAAGCATTGCACTCCAGTCAGTAGTCCAGAAGCAACAAGTCCCTCCCATATGAGAACCACCCAAGAAGGCTCATCATCAAGTTTCGATACAGCTACCTATTTTGTAGTATATGAAAGGAACCCACTTTTTGAACGACGGAATAAGGGAGGTTATTTGCCAGTTTACCTGCAGAATGATTCAAGTTATGCTTCAACACCTGATTCTAACAGGGAAAAGGTTATAACTTTACCCAAACCCCTGAGATCATCTCTTGTGCCGAACCAAAAGAATGTCTACTGGATCCCGCAGAATCACATCATCGGTGAAGTGCCCATCACCCCTAGGAACAAGCAGAAAACTCATCAACCCAAAATTCCTATATCTAGAAAGTTGCTTGATAAGTTTCCCCAGTACGATCACGACATGAGGACACCAAGAGCAGCCCATGATCAAACCCATCGGCCGATAGTAAACTCAAGCATTAGGGATGTATTCTCCTTAGGCAGAAATTCTTTGTTGCCTCCTCCTCTGTGTTCTCTCTGCCAGCACAAGGCACCAGCTTTTGGAAAACCTCCAACACAATTCTCTTTTGAAGAATTACATGAAGCCACAGATGGGTTCTCTGATGAGAATTTTCTGGCTGAAGGAGGTTTCGGCGTGGTTCATAGGGGTGTTCTGAGGGATGGGCAGGTGGTGGCAGTGAAGCAGTTAAAGTTGAGCAGGGCTGAGGGTGATGCAGACTTCTGCAGGGAGGTTCGGTTGTTGAGCTGCGCACAGCATAGGAACATCGTTCTGTTGATTGGGTTTTGTATTGAGGGCAGCCACCAAGTTCTAGTTTACGAGTACATATGCAATTGCTCCTTGGACTTCCATTTACATG GAAGCGAGAGGCACCCTCTAGATTGGGAGTTTAGACTAAAAATTGCTATTGGTACTGCAAGGGGCTTAAGATATCTTCACGAGGACTGCAGGGTGGGCTGTATAGTACACAGAGATTTGCGACCTCATAATATTCTCCTGACACATGATTTTGAGCCTATG GTTGCTGATTTTGGACTGGCTCGGTGGTGCTCTGAAGTTGAGATTGGCCCAGAGGAACAAGTGATCGGAACTTCAGG GTATCTCGCACCAGAGTACGTGGAAGGGGGTAAAATCTCGCAGAAAGTCGACGTATATGCATTTGGGGTTGTGCTACTGGAGCTATTGACTGGCAGAAGAAGCACCCAATTGAAACTGTACGAGAGGCAAATTTTTTCCCCGGGATGGTTTCATCACTCTGCTGCATTTGAATCGAAAGGAGGTAAAGCGGATTACTACTCTATTCTAGACCCTCACTTGACTGTTAACCAGTCCTATAATTTCGAGCATCAAGTCGAGGCGATGGTCCATGCTGCTTCGTTGTGTCTGTTATGGGATCCGGAATCAAGGCCTCCTATGTCAAAG GTTCTCCGAGTACTAGAAGGAGGAGAGTCTATTATCCCATTGGCATTGGATCTAAACACTGCCGGCAGCAGGAGCGGTCACTTGAATGGTCTTAGCACACGTGCACATCCCGAAGCAAGGAAAAGCCATTCTCGAAAGCTTTCGCACTGA
- the LOC116214820 gene encoding cytochrome P450 CYP82D47-like has product MMDVLLSHLILNSTMIGVLTTFIFLTYCLLRRIKASKDLQPPEAAGGWPILGHLRFLTGPELPHETLGALADKHGPIFKIRIGVHPAVVISSWELAKECFTTHDGAVLSRPKLATGKHMGYNYASPAFTPYGPYWREIRKIMMLELLSNRRLEMFNHIRESETATSLKDLYTHCIMGHDGSDHQDQVLVEMRQWFGDLNLNVFLRMIAGKRYNFGSTEISSEKEKARRVQWIIREFFHLAGLFVPSDALPFLGWLDLGGYEKAMKVIAKEMESLFAEWLEEHREKRKSGEAANGTQDFMDVLLSVLDDLKIADFDADTVNKATTTTLMAGGSDTTSLTLTWALSLLLNSPRTQRKIQDEVDAHVGRERLVRESDIDKLVYLQAVIKETFRLYPAAPLSAAREFTKDCTVGGYDIPAGSQLIVNLHKLHRDPRVWEDPDEFRPERFLTSHKNIDVKGQHFELIPFGGGRRACPGLGHAIQMAQLTLASLLHAFDITTPSDAPVDMTGSPGLTNSKATPLQVLVRPRLSPSTYT; this is encoded by the exons ATGATGGATGTGCTCCTCTCACACCTTATCCTTAACAGCACCATGATTGGTGTCCTGACCACATTCATATTCCTAACCTATTGCTTACTCCGGAGAATCAAAGCTTCCAAGGACCTGCAACCACCGGAGGCTGCTGGCGGGTGGCCAATACTCGGCCATCTCCGCTTCTTGACAGGTCCTGAACTTCCCCACGAGACCTTGGGAGCTCTAGCAGACAAGCATGGACCAATATTTAAGATCAGGATCGGGGTTCATCCGGCAGTGGTGATTTCCAGCTGGGAGCTAGCTAAGGAGTGCTTCACTACGCATGATGGTGCGGTTCTTTCCCGACCTAAGCTCGCCACAGGCAAGCACATGGGCTACAACTATGCGAGCCCCGCGTTCACCCCTTACGGCCCATATTGGCGTGAGATACGTAAAATCATGATGCTAGAGCTCCTCTCCAACCGCCGCCTCGAGATGTTCAATCATATTCGCGAATCAGAAACGGCAACTTCCTTGAAAGATCTATATACCCACTGCATCATGGGACATGACGGCTCGGATCATCAG GACCAAGTACTGGTGGAGATGAGGCAATGGTTCGGGGACCTGAACTTGAATGTGTTTCTCCGGATGATCGCCGGCAAGCGATATAACTTTGGGAGTACAGAAATAAGtagtgagaaggagaaggcacgacGTGTCCAATGGATTATTAGGGAATTTTTCCACCTAGCAGGCCTCTTTGTTCCGTCTGATGCGCTCCCATTTTTGGGATGGTTGGACTTGGGAGGGTATGAGAAGGCGATGAAAGTGATCGCGAAGGAGATGGAGAGCCTCTTTGCGGAGTGGTTAGAGGAACATCGCGAGAAAAGGAAATCTGGAGAGGCAGCAAATGGCACGCAGGACTTCATGGACGTGCTTCTGTCCGTGCTGGATGACCTCAAGATAGCTGATTTCGATGCCGACACTGTCAATAAAGCCACCACCACG ACGCTGATGGCCGGAGGAAGTGATACGACTTCTCTAACACTTACATGGGCGCTCTCCCTCTTGTTAAATAGCCCCCGCACACAGAGAAAAATCCAAGATGAAGTCGATGCTCACGTTGGAAGAGAGAGGCTCGTGAGGGAGTCGGACATCGACAAACTAGTCTACCTCCAGGCCGTTATCAAGGAGACCTTCCGGCTCTATCCAGCCGCTCCCCTTTCCGCAGCCAGAGAATTTACCAAAGATTGCACCGTCG GTGGCTACGACATCCCTGCTGGTAGTCAACTCATAGTGAACCTCCACAAGCTCCACCGGGACCCACGGGTCTGGGAAGACCCCGACGAGTTTAGGCCCGAGAGGTTTCTGACCTCCCACAAGAACATCGATGTCAAAGGCCAGCATTTTGAGCTCATTCCTTTTGGCGGCGGGAGGAGGGCATGTCCCGGGCTGGGCCACGCGATCCAGATGGCCCAATTGACTCTAGCGAGCTTGCTCCATGCTTTCGACATCACAACCCCGTCGGATGCCCCAGTCGACATGACCGGGAGCCCCGGGTTAACAAATTCAAAGGCCACTCCTCTACAGGTACTGGTCAGGCCACGCCTATCGCCCTCAACTTACACATGA
- the LOC116214821 gene encoding cytochrome P450 CYP82D47-like: MMDLLLPYLNTTMIAVFTSVIFLTYCLTRKIKASRGQQPPEASGGWPILGHLRLLTGPGLPHETLGALADKHGPIFRIRIGIHPAVVISSWEIAKECFTTYDTAISSRPKLASGKHLGYNYANFGFAPYGPYWREMRKITMLELLSNRRLEMFNNIRESEVTTSLKGLYSHWVERRDGLDQDHVPVEMTQWFGDLTLNVILRMVAGKRYNFRTTSTSDEKEKARRVQKTMREMFNLSGFFVPADALPFLRWLDVGGYEKAMKKTAQEMDSLCTEWLEEHREKRNSGEAVNGELDFMDVLLSVLDDLKIADFDADTINKATTTTLVAGGTDTTALTIIWGLSLLLNLPRAMRKVQDELDVHVGRERLVRESDIDKQVYIQAIVKETLRLYPAGPLSGAREFTQDCTIGGFRIPAGTQLIVNLHKLQRDPRVWDDPNEFRPERFLTTHKNIDVKGQHFELIPFGGGRRACPGLGHGIQMAQLTLASLVHAFDIATPSGTPVDMTGSPGLTNSKATPLQVSVKPRLSPSAYR; encoded by the exons ATGATGGATTTGCTCCTCCCATACCTTAACACCACCATGATCGCTGTCTTTACCTCCGTAATATTCTTAACCTATTGCTTAACCCGGAAAATCAAAGCCTCCAGGGGCCAACAGCCCCCGGAGGCCTCTGGCGGGTGGCCGATACTTGGCCATCTCCGCCTCCTGACAGGTCCAGGACTTCCCCACGAGACCTTGGGAGCCCTAGCGGACAAGCATGGACCCATATTCAGGATCAGGATCGGTATCCACCCAGCGGTGGTGATTTCCAGCTGGGAGATAGCTAAGGAGTGCTTCACTACATACGACACTGCAATTTCATCCCGTCCGAAACTGGCATCGGGCAAGCACTTGGGTTACAACTATGCAAACTTCGGGTTCGCCCCTTACGGCCCATATTGGCGCGAGATGAGAAAGATCACGATGCTAGAGCTGCTCTCCAACCGCCGACTCGAGATGTTCAATAATATCCGCGAATCAGAAGTGACAACTTCCTTGAAAGGGCTATATAGTCATTGGGTCGAGAGACGTGATGGTTTGGACCAG GATCATGTACCAGTGGAGATGACGCAGTGGTTCGGGGACCTAACCTTGAATGTTATTCTTCGGATGGTTGCTGGTAAGCGATATAATTTCAGGACTACATCAACAAGCGatgagaaggagaaggcacgccGAGTGCAGAAGACCATGAGAGAAATGTTCAACCTGTCGGGGTTCTTTGTGCCAGCCGATGCACTCCCGTTTCTGAGGTGGTTGGATGTGGGCGGGTACGAAAAGGCGATGAAGAAGACTGCGCAGGAGATGGACAGCCTCTGCACGGAGTGGCTAGAGGAACATCGCGAGAAAAGGAACTCCGGCGAGGCAGTGAATGGTGAGCTAGACTTCATGGACGTGCTTCTGTCCGTGCTCGATGACCTTAAGATTGCTGATTTTGACGCAGATACTATCAACAAAGCAACCACCACA ACACTGGTGGCAGGAGGCACCGATACGACTGCTCTAACAATTATATGGGGGCTCTCCCTCTTGCTAAATCTCCCCCGAGCAATGAGAAAAGTACAAGATGAACTCGACGTTCATGTTGGACGGGAGAGGCTCGTGAGGGAGTCGGACATCGACAAACAAGTGTACATCCAGGCCATTGTCAAAGAGACGCTCAGGCTCTATCCAGCCGGTCCACTTTCTGGAGCCAGAGAATTTACACAGGACTGCACCATCG GTGGCTTCCGCATTCCTGCAGGCACTCAGTTGATAGTGAACCTCCACAAGCTCCAGCGGGACCCACGGGTTTGGGATGACCCCAACGAGTTCAGGCCCGAGAGGTTCCTGACCACCCACAAGAACATCGATGTGAAAGGCCAGCATTTCGAGCTCATCCCATTCGGTGGCGGGAGGAGGGCCTGTCCCGGGTTGGGCCACGGGATCCAGATGGCCCAACTGACTCTGGCGAGCTTGGTTCATGCTTTCGACATCGCAACTCCATCGGGCACCCCAGTCGACATGACGGGGAGCCCTGGGTTGACAAATTCGAAGGCCACACCTCTGCAAGTATCAGTAAAGCCACGCCTGTCGCCGTCAGCTTACAGATGA
- the LOC116215278 gene encoding xanthotoxin 5-hydroxylase CYP82C2-like codes for MDMAILLLIFLIIFSYRFLRKKSNNVGQGKHAPEPDGAWPIIGHLRLLSGGDQLLYRTLGAMADKYGPTFSIRLGTRRALVISRWEEAKECFTINDKAFASRPILAATKLMCYDCAMFGLAPYSNYWREMRKMVNHELLTNSQLEKIRHVWEPEIDESMKELYNSICTEDNAQSLPINLTQWFDNLTLNVIVRLVAGKRFYSVSTDGCQDSEATRCQNAILQFFHLMGIFVVSDALPFLSWLDLQGHEKAMKETFKQLDPILEGWLQEHRLRRALCADGTRSEQDFIDVMLSIQETGRFSNFRFDADTCIKSTCLSTILGGGGTTPVTLTWAVSLLINNRRVLKKAQQELDTVVGPNRPVHESDIKNLPYIRAIIEETFRLYPPGPLLAPRECIEDCTVAGYSVPAGTRLVVNTWKIQRDPTVWTDPLEFRPERFLTSKAHVDALGPSFKLIPFGFGRRSCPGASFALHVLHLTLARLIHAFDLATLNDQPVDMTESPGLSLPKATPLEILLSPRVDKGLFI; via the exons ATGGATATGGCTATTCTTTTGCTCATATTTCTAATCATTTTCTCCTACCGTTTTCTCAGGAAGAAAAGCAATAATGTTGGTCAAGGTAAACATGCTCCCGAACccgatggggcatggccgatCATCGGCCACCTCCGCCTCCTTAGTGGTGGAGACCAACTCCTCTATCGAACTCTCGGAGCAATGGCTGATAAGTATGGGCCTACGTTCAGTATCCGTCTTGGGACTCGCCGTGCCCTCGTCATAAGCCGATGGGAAGAGGCGAAGGAGTGCTTCACTATCAATGACAAGGCGTTCGCTTCGCGTCCCATTTTAGCTGCCACCAAACTCATGTGCTATGACTGCGCCATGTTTGGGCTTGCACCCTACAGTAATTACTGGCGCGAGATGCGGAAGATGGTGAACCACGAGCTCCTCACCAACAGTCAGCTCGAGAAGATTAGGCATGTCTGGGAGCCCGAGATCGATGAGTCCATGAAGGAACTATACAACAGCATATGCACCGAAGACAATGCACAATCACTTCCCATTAATTTGACACAGTGGTTCGATAATTTGACGCTCAATGTGATCGTCAGATTAGTTGCAGGCAAACGTTTCTACAGTGTCTCAACGGACGGTTGCCAAGATAGTGAGGCGACACGTTGCCAGAATGCAATCCTTCAGTTTTTTCACTTGATGGGCATCTTTGTTGTGTCAGATGCGCTTCCTTTTCTAAGCTGGCTAGATCTACAAGGGCACGAAAAGGCGATGAAGGAAACATTCAAGCAGCTGGATCCAATACTCGAAGGATGGCTGCAGGAGCATCGACTGAGACGGGCCTTATGCGCGGACGGGACTAGGAGTGAGCAGGACTTCATCGATGTAATGCTCTCTATCCAAGAAACCGGGCGGTTCTCGAACTTCCGGTTTGACGCTGATACTTGCATCAAATCCACTTGCCTG TCAACAATCCTAGGCGGTGGTGGGACAACACCAGTCACATTGACATGGGCTGTATCCTTACTGATTAACAATCGACGCGTCCTGAAGAAGGCACAACAAGAGCTGGACACAGTGGTCGGTCCAAACCGCCCGGTCCATGAGTCGGATATCAAAAACCTACCCTACATTCGAGCAATAATTGAAGAAACATTTCGTCTTTACCCACCAGGTCCATTATTGGCACCAAGAGAATGCATAGAGGATTGCACTGTGGCAGGGTATTCGGTCCCTGCTGGTACTCGACTAGTGGTGAACACGTGGAAGATACAGAGGGATCCGACCGTCTGGACCGATCCTTTGGAGTTCCGACCAGAAAGGTTTCTCACTAGCAAGGCCCATGTGGATGCCTTAGGCCCAAGCTTCAAACTCATCCCCTTTGGGTTCGGGAGAAGGTCGTGTCCCGGCGCATCATTTGCACTACATGTCCTTCACCTGACGCTTGCTCGACTCATTCATGCATTTGATCTTGCAACCCTCAATGATCAGCCAGTCGACATGACCGAGAGTCCCGGCCTCAGCCTCCCGAAAGCTACACCCCTGGAGATTTTACTCTCACCCCGTGTCGATAAGGGGCTTTTCATCTAA